tgtgtgtgtgtgtgtgtgtgtgtgtgtgtgtgtgagagagagactgtgtgttgGGGGACTGTGCGATAGAGTGTATATTAGGGAGTgtgagcctgtgtgtgtgtgtgcaacaaTCTGTGTTGGGGGACTGTGACTCGTGAGAGGCAGAGTGTATGTGGGTGTGAGAGCCGGTCTGCgtgtgagagagacagtgtgtgtgtgtgtgtgttagggaagTGTGAGAGACAGTGAGCATTTTAAGTTCCCCCCACTGACTCACGTGGAAGTTTCGCTCCTCCaggcagggtccagggagggatTCTGCTCCAGGCTGCCGCGCTGCCAGTGACCGGCCGTGCCGCTCTGGgctccccggggctggggctgcagagccGGCTGGCTGAGGAGcaagtgagggagggggctgggatggggttggggagaaGCCCCCCGGCCCAgcgcaggggaggggccggagaAGAGAGGagaccagttgtgacaaagttcctcctctaccttggtgggtcttgcgcttatgggcggatttgctcgccttggagcttcacggcagccctcagcttggccgtttttctgaacccacagtccaggtcaactccttctgggtctgaccaggagttgggaggttttggggggaacccgggcccgccctctactccaggttccagcccagggccctgtgggatgcagctgtctagagagcctcctggaacagctgtgcgacaggtacaactccctgggctacttccccatggcctcctcccaacaccttcatTATCCTCAccgcaggaccttcctcctggtgtccgaTAATGCTTGTACCCCTCAGTCCTCcgacagtccgcgttctcactctcagctcctagcgcctcttgctccccgctcctcacatgcacaccacaagcTGAAGTGAGCTTCTCTTTAaaccccaggtgccctgattagcctgccttaattgattctagcagcttcttgattggctgccggtgttctaatcagcctgtctgccagCGAGGGGaaatggtgccccaaatttttagGTGCCCCATGCAGCCGCGTGTGCGGTGTATGCCTAGGTACGGCCCCATTGTGAATCGAAGTCTCGGGGATCCGGCTCTCCCCGTTCGTTGTATAGGAGCCCAGGTGCCGAACTCCGGTGCGGTGAATGGCAGGGATCTGCCAGACACCGGAAAGTCGGGCGTGGTGACACTCAGCGTCACGGCGCCTCGTTCCTTTGGTGCCTCCACTCCCAAACCCTGCACAAGCTGAACACGTCCTGCAGCCATGTAAACGCAGAGCGAAGGCTGGATCCGGCCCCGGGCTGCGTGTTGGACACCCCGCCTGGTGCCGTTAAGGACAGAAATACTTCTCTCCTGTATCTGCTCCATGAGCCATTGCCTGGGGCTGTGACCTGAGCCCTGTAGCTCTGGGAGACTCCAGACTCACCCCCCTGACCAGCCCTAACGTTCTCCTGTTTTCTTCTCAGGACCTGCTGGAAGCTGAGTGGAGCCCTTGGGAGGAGGACGCCCCAGAAGGACCAAACTGAATCCATGCGACCTGCATCTGCTCCGCCCTGGGAACCTGGTGGAATCTGCAATCCCAGGGGGACGCGACGGATGAGATGAGAGCTCGTTTCAGCCCCGTTCTGCAGGACTCCGACCTAGAGCCCCACTCAGGGCAACACAAAACCAAACTGTGACGCGGAGCTTGGGCCTGTGGTATGGGTGCATCCCCATGGACAGAGAGAGGAGAAGATGGGAGGAACAGGCAACTCACTGATGGGGCCGTGGATGGGTCTTCAGCAGGGTCCAACCCAAAGTCTGTGAGTGGGCTAAGTTGCACATCACAGCGCAGAGAGTGACTCACCAGAGGAAGCATCCAAATCCCAGAGAAGCTGCTTCCACCGAGTCCAGCGGGGAGCCCTCGTGTGTGGGGGCAGCGCCAGGATGGGAGACCGCAGTGAGGGGGCAGAGCTGACGCTcacctcaggggagggggagtgtgagATGCGTGTGTGTGATACCAatggggagccccagggccacGTCGCTGAGCCCACGGGGGACGTGTGTCTGGCCAGGTTACGCGCTCGCCCCCAGGTGCTGAGCATGGAGACCCTGCAGGGAGCGCGGGATGGACTGGAGCGATGCGGGGAGCTGGGCGAGGAGCTGGGCAGCTGCCTGCACCTCGCCCTGGAGAGGTTCTGCCGGGAGCCCCCGTGCGTGCAGGGGAACGCCAGGATGATGTTGAGTTGGACCGGGGGGAGCCTGGAGTTCCTGTCGGGGGATGGCGGTTACACAATCTCTGTTTTCTATCATGAAGGAAATCCCCATTATTATCTCCATATTAAGGACCTCCCCGAGCACTTGTATGTGGCCTGGTTACGTTCCCGCAAGGAACGGCTCAGTTCTAACAGGCTGCTGGCGTTGTTCACGGGGCTGCGTTTCTCTCAGGGAGACACTGCTGCGCTCAGGGCCTGCTTTCACAGAGCCTGGGAGGGCTTCAGACGGGAGCCCCGGTGCGTGCAGGAGAACGCCAGGCTGCGGGtctggtggggcaggcaggagctggAGTTCGTCTCCGGCCAGGGGCAGTGTGAGATCTCGGTGCTCCTCACTGACGGGAATCCCCAGTATCACAtcacagagctgggaggggacagGCCAGTGACTTGGTTACACTCCAGCCCAGAGCCGCTGAGCGTCGCAGATCTAGCGAGGGTGCGGGACAGATTGGGGTACTGGGGGGCGCTGGGTGAGGAGCTGAGAATCTGCTTTGGGGAGGCCATTTCCAGGTTCAGCCGGGAGCCCCGGTGCGTGCAGGAGAACGCCAGGCTGCTGGTccagtggggcagggagaagctggAGTTTGTCTCTGGCCAGGGGCAGTGTGAGATCTCGGTGCTCCTCGCCGATGGGGAACCCCAGTATCGCAtcacagagctgggaggggacagGCCAGTGACTTGGTCACTCACCAGCCCAGAGCCGCTGAGGGTCGCAGACCTAGCGAGGGTGCGGGACAGACTGGGGGACTGGGGGGTCCTGGATGAGGAGCTGAGCAGCTGCTTGGGGGAGGCCATTTCCAGGTTCAGCCAGGAGCCCCGGTGTGTGCAGGGGAACACCAGGATGGGGATCAGCTGGGATGGACGGACCCTGGAGTTCCTGTCAGGGGAGGGGCAGTGTGAGATCTCCGTGTGCTGTAGGGACGGGAGACCCCAGTATGAGGTCGGGGAGCTCCCCATGCACATGTACCTGGCTCGGTTATGTGCCCACGCAGAACCACTGAGCGCCGATGGCCTACAGAGAGTGTTGAAAAAATTGGGGTCCTGTCAGGAAGACACCGGTATCCTAAGAGCCTGTATTTCCCACGCCTTGGACCGATTTGTTCAGGAGCCCCGGTGCGTGCAGGAGAACGCCAGGCTGCTGatccaggggggctggggggagctggagtTTGTCTCCGGCCAGGGGCAGTGTGAGATCTCGGTGCTCCTCGCCGATGGGGAACCCCAGTATCACAtcacagagctgggaggggacagGCCAGTGACTTGGTCACACGCCAGCCCAGAGCCACTGAGTGTTGCAGCCCTAGTGAGGGTGCGGGACAGActggggcactggggggggcTGGGCGAAGAGCTGAGTGTCTGCTTTGGGGTGGCCATTCCCCGGTTCAGCTGGGAGCCCCCATGGGTTCAAGGGAACGCCAGGATGGGGATCTGCTGGGACAGGAATAGACTGGAGTTCCTGTCAGGAGAGGGGCAGTGTGAGATCTCTGTGCGATATAGGCACAGGAGAGCCCAGTACGAGGTTGGGGAGCTCCCAGGGCACATAAACCTGGCTCGGTTACACACCCTACCAGAGCCAGCGCACCAACCCCCTGAGACGTCGCATGATTGAAATAGGAGCGTATGTCTTTGCTGCTACCACGGTTGTACAATTGCACCAAAACTTGTAAGAAGTGCATCATGTGAAGACCAATGGAAAAGTTACTATCTACCAAGTACGATTCCCCCGTTCATAGACATGTATCATCCTTGTACCCCAAGTGATAAATATTGACTCTCCACTGGCATCCTACCCGCGTGCTGTATCCTGAGCAACACCCGCAGGGCACTTTACACCCAGTCTACCTGCCACTTCGAATGGACTGTTCAAGTTGATGGCCcgttaaagaaaacatttatctGGGGTTACTATATTTCAACAATCAAAACAGAGGACGTGGGGGGGAGCCCCATCCAaaccctgccctagccctgcccccacccggcccccatccactccctcccacttcccgccccctaaCTGCCTGCCTCAGAACCCAcaaccccctcctgctccttgtcccctgactgccccctcctgggacccccccaccctAACTGTCCCCCTAGGACCCTACCCCCtacctgtcccgactgccccaacccttatccacacccctgcccccagacagaccccccaggactcccacgccccATCCatctgctccccgccccctgacaggacccccagaactcctgacccatccacccccccctgctccctgtcccttgactgccctgatccctctccacacccccgccccctgaaagcaccccccccagaactcccgacccaGCCAACCTtccccctgctgcctgcctgccccccaggactTCCCTTATCGAGTCCCTGGCTCCCCGTGGAGACAAAACAGGCTGCCGAGCACACAGCCCCTTCCCTGCAGAGCGCTGTCGAGGCAGCGGgagtggggagcagtggggggctctggctgctggaggCCAATGGGAGTGGCTCAATCAGGCCCCGCACTCtgcatggggttggggggggggaatcccagACTTTATTTAAAGACGAAAAAGCCGGACATGGCCGGGGAAATACAGACGGATGGTAACcctacatttctctctctctccatgggcCACAGAAGATGCTTGTCCCGGTCCCATGAGCCTTCCTGTGGACGCTTTCGCCAGAATACGGATAATGGCTTCTTCTGTGACTCATCGAAGGGcctgtgacttgctcatgtgaccctggactccatcttgtgcctgcaATTTCCCACACACTAAGGCGGAGAGCATCCCCTCCACATGGGAGAAGGTTTAAAAGACCCTGGAAGCATCTCCagtttgcctctttcctgctctgagctCGGACCTTACACTAAAAGGAGCATATTGAGGATGGACTAAGGACCTTCCAATCTGTAGGAAGTTACCAGAGACTGGAcaagcagggccgtccctaccccTACGCAaagaaatttggggcaccatattcttgctgctccagcccctgccccgtctcttccccatggccccagccctgcccccattccaccccttccccaaagtctctgcccccaccccaccccgactCCCCTGAGGATTGCAGCAGGGGTCGGGcgccctgcactcactggcagcagtAAGTGAAGTGACCCGGTCCCAGCCCGCTCCGTGCCCCCGGCTCCCAGCCGcgccaccggtgagtgctggggggggtggtaccccccagctccccaaaccccaaggctgggagccaggggagcagagtggagtgggttggggccgggtcactccgcTTCCGGCCGCCCCATGAGTGTGGGGtcaggcctgcactcactgggcGGCAGGAAATGGAGCGACCCGGCCCCAACCTGCTCCGCCGGCTAGTGCTGGGGGAagttcccccttgccccccaagcctgctcctgccgcCCCccgcggaggcctggggccccacacacaccccacggggggggggctgcgtagggcaccaaaatggctagggacagCCCAGTGTACAAGCCAGCAGTCgtaacatcactgctacaaacctgatccaagaactttgccatgacGATATGCTCATGATTTCTTTGACCATTTTAATTCTCGCctctttctttttgcttataaatAAACCTTCAGATATTAgctactaaaggattggcagcagtCCGATTATTGGGCAAGATCTGAGTGCTATATTGACCCGCTGTCTGGCTGATCTCTCGGGATTAGCGGACCCTACACGTGATGacattggttttcagtaaccactcaccACAGAGTCCAGTGTCTGGATGTTGAATCCAGgcctggaatgcctaaggagactgcactTCTGACTTCTTGTtcgccagtgtggtgagacagacaTTTACTGCTGTTTCTGGCTCGGTATATCTACGacagaataaccaccagtttgggggtgaGTCTGCCCCGTTGCTCAGTGGTTTGTCCTCAGTCTGGTATTCTCAGCAGTGACCCACGGAGACACGGTGACACCCTCCCTATGGAGAGCGATGAGAAAACTGGGGTCCTGTTTGGGAGACATCGATACATCCTATATTCCCCAAGCCTTGAACCAATTCATTTTGGAGCCCCGGTGTGTGCAAAGGAGAACGCCAGGCTGCTGatccagtggggctggggggagctggagtTCGTCTCCAGCCAGGGGCAGTGTGAGATCTCGTGCTCCTCGCCGATGGGGAACCCCAGTATCACATCACAGAACTGGGAGGAGACAGTGACTTGGTCACACGCCAGCCCAGAGCCGCTGAGCATCGCAGACCTAGCGAGGGTGCAGGACAGACTGGGGCACTGGGGGGTGCTGGACAAGTAGCTGAGCATCTGCTTTGGGGAGGCCATTTACCAGCTCAGCCGGGAGCCCCCATGGGTGCAGGGAAACACCAGACTGAGGTTGTGTTGGGACAGGAGGAGACTGAAATTCCtgtcaggggagggggagtgtgagATCTCTGTGCACTACAGGGACGGGAGACCCCAGTACGATATTGGGGAGCTCCTCGTACACATGTACCTGGTTCGGTTACACACCCACCCAGAACCACTGAGCGCCGACACCCTATGGAGAGTGTCAAACAAACTGGGGTCATGTAGTGGGGACGGGGTGATCTAAGAGACAGTTTTCACCAAGTCTGGGAGGGATTCTGCCAGGAGCCCTGGTGTGTGCAGCCAATGCCCAGCTGCTGATccattggggcaggaagaagctGGAGTTCATCTCCGGGTGGGATGAGTGGGGGGAGAATTTAATCACAGTGTGTAAAGGTGAGGAGGGGAGAATCCAGTACACGCTGCAGGTGTCGGGATGATGGCCATGGATTGCTAGATATTTCCTATAAGCTGCAAAGTATTGGGCAGAGACTAAAGAATCATCTATGTGGGGCCTTCAATCCGAAGCTCTTTGATGGTAACTTGCAGGATGCAATAGCGTGCCCACGCACGGCCCGTTCCTTTCAATTTGCAACATGAGAACACACAGCGGCTGTTTTGCTGCGAACTGAAGGCATCGCATCCTCGGGGGATATCCCATGGTCCTTTGCTTCATTCCTGAGCAACAAGCATCCTGGGATTGTTTTTGGTGTGAATTGTGGGAAGCCAGGTGggttagaatattttttaaaaagtcccacATTTCCGCTGTCTGCACCCCCATGGTTTCTTTCGCCCTGGGCTCGCACCATTGTCAACCTGCTGCCGCCTGCCTGGATCCAACACTGCTCCCCTCCGCCATGGTGGTGCCACCGAGGAGGCAGGATGCAGGAGCAGAAGAATATTCTACGGCAGAGACCACTCTGTGCTGGTGGCGGCAGGACGAGGGGGAGGCAAAGGACGATTCAGAGCTGTTGGAACTAAAGGACCAGTTCCTGGATCAGCCACACAGCGCTCAGCGCCGTTTCTGGGCCTGGGAACCCAGCGTGGGTCGGTGGAGAGGATGgttctgcagggctggggcgaccCAGGAGCGGTGAGACAGTGTCCGGCTGGGGAAGGTTACCTCTTCTGAGCTCGGTGCAGAACTGACTCTGGAGCTTCAGCGACACGTAGCGACACACAGTGTCCATACCCCTGGGGAAGCGGCTCACCACTGCCCTCTGGAAGTTGGCCACCCCACGACGTTACTGGCCTGTAGCCAACCCATTCGGCATGGGGAGATCAACTGTTGGGGCAGGTCGGTTGTGCCATTGACAAGGTGTTGGCCAACCAACTCACAATGCTGGGCAATGCTCAGGAAATCACTGGTGGCTTTGCACACacggggttcccaaactgtgtcaGGACAGCCAATGGGACCCATGTGCCTGTCATTTGCCCCCCTAACTAGGGCACAGAATTTATAAACACAAAGGGGTATTTCTCCCTTTGTGTTTGGTGCACCAAAGACGAACACTAATCAAACTTCTTTCCGGGTAACCATTGTCTCAAAAAACTGTTGAATTTTTGCCCAGTGCTGGCACCGTGGGGAAAGGCCGGAGCATGGGCAGCGCGAGGGCATGGGAGGAGGAAGACAGCCCCATAGCCATGTGGGGAGGGACGCGGACACCAGCTCCTCAATGCCCCAGGTTCACCCCCCTGGAGACGAACCCTCGGACGCACCCCTGGAGCACGAAGGAACGGGGacgtggggccgggg
This portion of the Dermochelys coriacea isolate rDerCor1 chromosome 14, rDerCor1.pri.v4, whole genome shotgun sequence genome encodes:
- the LOC122456678 gene encoding uncharacterized protein LOC122456678; amino-acid sequence: MGDRSEGAELTLTSGEGECEMRVCDTNGEPQGHVAEPTGDVCLARLRARPQVLSMETLQGARDGLERCGELGEELGSCLHLALERFCREPPCVQGNARMMLSWTGGSLEFLSGDGGYTISVFYHEGNPHYYLHIKDLPEHLYVAWLRSRKERLSSNRLLALFTGLRFSQGDTAALRACFHRAWEGFRREPRCVQENARLRVWWGRQELEFVSGQGQCEISVLLTDGNPQYHITELGGDRPVTWLHSSPEPLSVADLARVRDRLGYWGALGEELRICFGEAISRFSQEPRCVQGNTRMGISWDGRTLEFLSGEGQCEISVCCRDGRPQYEVGELPMHMYLARLCAHAEPLSADGLQRVLKKLGSCQEDTGILRACISHALDRFVQEPRCVQENARLLIQGGWGELEFVSGQGQCEISVLLADGEPQYHITELGGDRPVTWSHASPEPLSVAALVRVRDRLGHWGGLGEELSVCFGVAIPRFSWEPPWVQGNARMGICWDRNRLEFLSGEGQCEISVRYRHRRAQYEVGELPGHINLARLHTLPEPAHQPPETSHD